In Myxococcus stipitatus, the following are encoded in one genomic region:
- a CDS encoding AraC family transcriptional regulator — translation MKRHVPTDGIHATAIPQLVLIRASEPTTPLHALHAPALCIVAQGRKQVLLANELYVYGTAQCLVASVDLPVTGQIVEASSSRPYLCFRLDLEPGQLGDMMMEAALDVSPTKGLARGLALGPVGAPLLDAATRLVRLLDTPRDIPVLAPLFIREILYRLLADDHTAKLRRIAMADARLHSVTRAIHWLKEHYAAPMRIEQLARTVHMSPSALHAHFKSVTSMSPLQYQKQLRLQEARRLMLAHPMDAAMAGHSVGYESPSQFSREYSRMFGAPPSRDIARLRESLGAVP, via the coding sequence ATGAAGCGCCATGTGCCCACGGACGGCATCCACGCCACGGCCATCCCTCAGCTGGTCCTCATTCGCGCGTCGGAGCCCACCACGCCGCTGCATGCGCTGCACGCCCCCGCGCTGTGCATCGTCGCGCAGGGCCGCAAGCAGGTGCTGCTCGCGAACGAGCTGTATGTCTATGGAACGGCGCAGTGCCTGGTCGCGTCCGTGGACCTTCCCGTCACGGGGCAGATCGTGGAGGCGTCTTCCTCCCGGCCCTATCTCTGCTTCCGTCTGGACCTGGAGCCCGGACAGTTGGGGGACATGATGATGGAGGCGGCGCTGGACGTCTCCCCCACCAAGGGGCTCGCCCGAGGTCTTGCATTGGGCCCCGTGGGGGCTCCGCTGCTGGATGCGGCGACGCGGCTCGTCCGGTTGTTGGACACGCCGCGCGACATCCCGGTGCTGGCGCCGCTCTTCATCCGCGAAATCCTCTACCGCCTGCTGGCCGACGACCACACCGCGAAGCTGCGGCGCATCGCCATGGCGGACGCCCGGCTTCACTCCGTCACCCGTGCCATCCATTGGCTCAAGGAGCACTACGCCGCGCCGATGCGCATCGAGCAACTGGCGCGCACGGTCCACATGAGCCCGTCCGCGCTCCATGCCCACTTCAAATCCGTCACATCGATGAGCCCGTTGCAGTACCAGAAGCAGCTGCGGCTCCAGGAGGCCCGCCGCCTGATGCTCGCCCATCCCATGGACGCGGCGATGGCGGGACACTCCGTGGGCTATGAGAGCCCCTCCCAATTCAGCCGCGAGTACAGCCGGATGTTCGGTGCGCCGCCGTCCCGCGACATCGCACGGCTCCGG
- a CDS encoding DUF1993 domain-containing protein — MSLNAYELSAGLFIRGLSNLKAQLTKAEAHAAASGSGEAALLDARLSDGGHMQGIGGDSPADLHMYTLAAQVHWAAEGARLAISQLLGAPRVPAANDAKSFAELHQRLDATMTSLREFVPGDLEAGLDREIVIEHRRGSMRASGRQFLVAFAIPHFYYHVTAAYGILRNQGVRLTMGDFLGNWGAS; from the coding sequence ATGTCTTTGAATGCGTACGAGCTCTCTGCTGGGCTGTTCATCCGAGGACTGAGCAACTTGAAGGCGCAGCTGACGAAGGCGGAAGCGCATGCCGCCGCCAGCGGCAGCGGTGAAGCGGCGCTCCTGGACGCGCGCCTCTCCGACGGAGGGCACATGCAAGGCATTGGGGGTGATTCACCAGCGGACCTGCATATGTACACGCTCGCTGCCCAGGTCCACTGGGCAGCGGAGGGAGCCCGGTTGGCGATCTCCCAGTTGCTGGGGGCACCACGAGTGCCGGCCGCGAACGATGCCAAGAGCTTCGCGGAGCTGCACCAGCGGCTCGATGCGACGATGACCTCTCTCCGAGAGTTCGTGCCAGGCGACCTCGAAGCCGGCCTCGACCGGGAGATTGTGATTGAGCACCGCCGGGGCTCGATGCGCGCCAGTGGCCGCCAGTTCCTGGTCGCATTCGCGATTCCCCACTTCTACTACCACGTGACCGCCGCCTACGGCATCCTGCGCAACCAAGGCGTGCGACTCACCATGGGCGACTTCCTGGGTAACTGGGGAGCGAGTTGA
- a CDS encoding SDR family oxidoreductase — protein MTTNIQGKVVAITGASSGIGEATARLLAQQGAKVVLGARRAERLEVLAQQLKASGGEARARAVDVTKREDVEGFVNFTLEEFGRLDVLINNAGVMPLSLLEMLKVDEWNRMLDVNIRGVLHGIAAALPVMKRQRSGQFINLSSIGGHAVSPTAAVYCATKFAVLAISEGLRQEVGADIRVTVISPGVTTSELAESISDTNAREVMREFRKVAIPAEAVARSISYAISQPADVDISEIIIRPTASPY, from the coding sequence ATGACGACGAACATCCAGGGCAAGGTGGTGGCCATCACCGGAGCGAGCAGTGGCATCGGCGAGGCGACGGCTCGATTGCTTGCCCAGCAGGGCGCGAAGGTGGTGCTGGGCGCTCGCCGGGCGGAGCGGTTGGAGGTGCTTGCCCAGCAATTGAAAGCCAGCGGCGGCGAGGCGCGAGCACGCGCCGTGGACGTGACGAAGCGTGAGGATGTGGAGGGCTTCGTGAACTTCACGCTGGAGGAGTTCGGACGGTTGGATGTCCTCATCAACAACGCAGGCGTGATGCCGCTGTCCCTCCTCGAGATGCTTAAGGTGGACGAGTGGAACCGGATGCTCGACGTGAACATCCGGGGCGTGCTGCACGGCATCGCGGCGGCGCTGCCGGTGATGAAGCGGCAGAGGTCAGGCCAGTTCATCAACCTGTCTTCCATTGGTGGCCACGCGGTGAGTCCGACGGCGGCCGTCTACTGCGCCACCAAGTTCGCCGTGCTGGCCATCTCCGAGGGGCTCCGCCAGGAGGTGGGCGCGGACATCCGCGTGACGGTCATCTCCCCAGGCGTCACGACGTCGGAGCTGGCGGAGAGCATCAGTGACACGAACGCCCGCGAGGTCATGCGTGAGTTCCGCAAGGTCGCCATCCCCGCGGAGGCCGTCGCTCGCTCCATCAGCTACGCCATCAGCCAGCCCGCGGACGTCGACATCAGCGAAATCATCATCCGTCCCACCGCGAGCCCCTACTGA